Proteins encoded within one genomic window of Vicinamibacteria bacterium:
- a CDS encoding YceI family protein, giving the protein MLDSIMTGLLMLGAVAQGERSYQVISDESRMTIEVGRAGFFKMFGHDHLIEVGALEGIVSWNADSPQESRFVLEVDASSLAVADAELSEDDRAEIQSDMETKALSLGEHPMIRFESSAAKLVKNDEGITRLEITGSLSLRGVERNLVVPASFEVEGDRLTARGALELPSDQWGVPQISVAGGSVKTKKELKIAFDIVARPRELSSGKAEPSLESQKDFR; this is encoded by the coding sequence ATGCTCGATTCGATCATGACGGGTCTCTTGATGCTCGGGGCGGTGGCTCAGGGCGAACGGTCGTATCAGGTGATTTCCGACGAGAGCCGCATGACCATCGAGGTGGGCAGGGCGGGCTTTTTCAAGATGTTCGGCCACGACCATCTCATCGAGGTCGGAGCCCTGGAGGGAATCGTCTCGTGGAACGCGGACTCGCCCCAAGAATCTCGTTTCGTTCTCGAGGTCGATGCGTCGTCTCTTGCCGTCGCCGACGCCGAGCTGAGCGAAGACGACCGTGCAGAGATTCAGTCGGACATGGAGACCAAGGCCCTGTCGCTCGGCGAGCATCCGATGATTCGGTTCGAGTCGTCCGCCGCGAAGCTCGTGAAGAACGACGAAGGAATCACCCGTCTGGAGATAACGGGGAGCCTCAGTCTGCGCGGCGTGGAAAGGAACCTCGTGGTTCCGGCGAGCTTCGAGGTCGAAGGTGATCGACTGACCGCTCGAGGAGCTCTCGAGCTTCCATCCGACCAGTGGGGCGTACCTCAGATTTCCGTCGCCGGAGGCTCGGTCAAGACCAAGAAAGAGCTCAAGATCGCGTTCGACATCGTCGCCCGGCCTCGAGAGCTATCGTCGGGGAAGGCCGAGCCTTCGCTTGAATCTCAGAAGGATTTCAGGTAG
- a CDS encoding YbhB/YbcL family Raf kinase inhibitor-like protein, giving the protein MPLRLRSTAFEHMEEIPARFTCEGRDVSPPLAWSDPPEGTVSFALIVDDPDAPDPGAPKTIWVHWVLYNIPKGVHSLSEGTRDFGGGVSGQNDWKRTGYRGPCPPIGKHRYFFKLFALDAVLDDLATPTKASLENAMKGHILGSAQLIGTYEKTH; this is encoded by the coding sequence ATGCCTCTCAGATTGAGATCGACGGCTTTCGAGCACATGGAGGAGATACCGGCACGGTTTACCTGTGAGGGGCGCGACGTTTCGCCGCCGCTCGCCTGGTCGGACCCTCCCGAAGGAACGGTGAGCTTCGCCCTCATCGTGGACGACCCCGATGCCCCGGACCCCGGGGCGCCGAAGACGATCTGGGTCCACTGGGTGCTCTACAACATTCCAAAGGGCGTCCATTCGCTTTCCGAGGGGACACGAGATTTCGGAGGCGGTGTATCCGGCCAAAACGACTGGAAACGCACTGGATACCGCGGTCCCTGTCCCCCGATTGGAAAGCACCGGTACTTCTTCAAGCTGTTCGCGCTCGACGCGGTTCTCGACGATCTCGCCACCCCTACGAAAGCCTCGCTCGAGAACGCGATGAAAGGACACATCCTTGGAAGCGCTCAGTTAATCGGAACCTACGAAAAGACGCATTGA